The window CCAAAGCAACCATGATCATCAGACCGGTCAGTGCGGCCATGGGCACTCTTTCAATCAAACTGGAGCCGAACATAATAAATACCAAAAGCATCAAGGCAGCCACAATCCCCGACAGTCGAGCACGTGCACCATTGGACGTATTGATCAAACTTTGTCCGATCATGGCACAACCACCCATTCCAGAGAAAAATCCAGAAAGAATGTTTGCGGTTCCCTGCGCCACAGCTTCTTTATTGCCTCTACCACGGGTTTCGGTAATCTCGTCCACGATGTTGAGCGTTAGCAAACTTTCAATCAAACCAACACCTGCCATAATCGCGGCGAAGGGAAATATAATCTGTAAGGTCTCCCAAGTAAGGGGAAGATCAGGTATATGAAAAGGTGGAAAGGTTCCCTGAATGGATGCAATATCGCCAATAGTCCGTGTATCCAATCCCAAGAAAAACACGATTCCAAACACCAAAAGGATGGCTGCCAAGGAGGCTGGAACCACTTTGGTCAATTTAGGAAGCCCCCAAATCACCACCATGGTCAAAAGTACCAATCCCAAGAAAATATATAAGGTGCTTCCGCTCAACCATTCCCCGTCCACGGTTTGAAATTGACTTAACTGCGACATAAAAATAATCACGGCCAAACCGTTCACAAATCCGAAAATCACGGGATGGGGCACCAAACGCATCAATTTTCCCAACCGAAGCACTCCGGCCAGCAACTGTAAAATACCTGCTAGGATTACGGTGGCAAATACGTATTCCACCCCATATTGCTGAGCCAAGGTAACAATGACAACCGCCACAGCTCCCGTAGCCCCTGAAATCATTCCCGGTCTACCGCCCAAAATCGAGGTGACCAATCCCATGACAAAGGCTGCGTACAAACCGGTGAGGGGCGACAAACCTGCAA is drawn from Flagellimonas sp. MMG031 and contains these coding sequences:
- a CDS encoding SulP family inorganic anion transporter, which produces MKKYLNLFDFSQKVNYRTEILSGLTVALALVPEAIAFAFIAGLSPLTGLYAAFVMGLVTSILGGRPGMISGATGAVAVVIVTLAQQYGVEYVFATVILAGILQLLAGVLRLGKLMRLVPHPVIFGFVNGLAVIIFMSQLSQFQTVDGEWLSGSTLYIFLGLVLLTMVVIWGLPKLTKVVPASLAAILLVFGIVFFLGLDTRTIGDIASIQGTFPPFHIPDLPLTWETLQIIFPFAAIMAGVGLIESLLTLNIVDEITETRGRGNKEAVAQGTANILSGFFSGMGGCAMIGQSLINTSNGARARLSGIVAALMLLVFIMFGSSLIERVPMAALTGLMIMVALGTFEWASLKTFRRMPKSDVLVMVLVTLVTVFLHNLALAVLVGVIISALVFAWDNAKRIRARKSIDDEGVKHYEIYGPLFFGSTTLFAEKFDVLNDPEEVVIDFAESRLVDMSAIEAVNKITERYRKVGKKVHLKHLSRDCRRLLANADDIIEVNVLEDPTYKVVVDN